ggctcggACTGGGATTGTGACTGCGGCTGTTACTGAGGCTGCGGCTGGACTGGGCCTATGACTGGGGATGTGACTAGGGCTGTGACTAGGACTGGGGCCGTGTCTGTGGCTCTGCctgaggctggggttggggctgctgctgtgactggggctgttactggggctgtgactggggctgggtcagtgcctggggctggggctgggactgtggctggggctagggctgtgagtggggctgaggctgtgactgggtctggggctatggctgtgagtggggctggggctgtgactggggctgtgactggggctgtgtctggggctggggctggggcttcggctgtgactggggctgtgactggggctgtgactggggcaggggctgggggatgttgctgtgactggggctgcgattgttgctggggctgtgactggggctgtgactgggtctgtgtggggctggtgccttgacagggcgtgagactggggctggagttgtgactgtggctggggctgtgactggggctggggttggggctggggctggggctgtgcttggggctgaggctgtgcctggggctggggctggagctgtggctgagactggggctggggctgtgactggggctggggctttgcctggggctggggctggggctttgactggggctggggctgtgcctggggctggggctgtggctgtgaatgGGGCTCAGcctggggctgtgactgaggctgtgtCAGGGGCTGGTGCCTTGACAgggcctgagactggggctggagctggagctggggttgtgactggggttggCGCTGCTGCTgcgactggggctggagctctgactggggctgcggctgggactggggctttggctgtgactggggctgtgattggtgctgtggctgtgatggggctgtgattggggctctgactgtgactgtggcggtgcttgtgactggggctggggctggactgggattgtgactgcggctgtgactggggctgcggctggactgggcctatgactggggatgtgactagggctgtgactaggactggggctgtgtctgcggctgtgactggggttggggctggggctggggctgtgcttggggctgaggctgtgcttggggctggagctgtggctgagactggggttggggctgtgactggggctggggctgtgcctggggctggggctgggggatgttgctgtgactggggctgcgattgttgctggggctgtgactggggctgtgactggggctgtgtctgggcctggtgccttgactgggcctgagactggggatggagctggagctggggttgtgactggggttggggctgctgctgttactggggctggagctctgactggggctgcagctgggactggggctttggctgtgactggggctgtgattggtgctgtagctgtgatggggctgtgattggggctgtgactgtgactgtggcggtgcttgtgactggggctggggctgggactgggattgtgactggggctgtgactggggctggggctgcggctggggcagtgactggggctgtggctgtgactggggttggggctgtgactggggttggggctgtgactgaggctggggctggggctgtgactggggctgtgactcgggctggggctggggcagtgactggggctgtggctgtgactggggttggggctgcgactgaggctgtgactggggctggggcagtgactggggctggggctgtgtcaggggctgtggctgaggctgtgactgcggctggggctggggcagtgactggggctggggttgggctgtgtctggggctagggatgtgactggggctggggctggggctggggctggggctgtgcttggggctgaggctgtgtttggggctggagctgtggctgagactggggctggggctgtgcctggggctggggctggggcttgttgctgtgactgtggctgcgattgttgctggggctgtgtctgggcctGGTGCCTTTACTgggcctgagactggggctggagctggagctgaggttgtgactggggttggggctctgactggggctgcggctgggactggggctgtgattggggctgtgactgtttctgtggctgtgcttttgactggggctggggctgggactgggtctgtgtctggggctggtgccttgactgggcctgagactggggctggagctggagctggggttgtgactggggttgaggctgctgctgtgactggggctggagctctgactggggctgggtctgggactggggctttggctgtgactggggctatgatcagtgctgtggctgtgatggggctgtgattggggctgtgactgtgactgtggcggtgcttgtgactggggctggggctggactgggattgtgactgcggctgtgactggggctgcggctggaCTGGCCTATGACTGGGGAtatgactggggctgtgactaggACTGGTGCCGTGTCTGCGGCTCTGActgaggctggggttggggctgctgctgtgactggtgctgttactggggctgtgactggggctggggctgtgacaggggctgtgattgggattgggactggggctggggcagtgactggggctggggctggggctgtgaatggggctggggctggggcagtgactggggctgtgactggggctggggctgtgactgggactggggctggggctggggcagtgactggggctgtggctgtgactggggttggtgctgtgactgaggctgtgactggggctggggcagtgactggggctgggtctgtgtctgggtctggggctgtgtCTTGGGGTTGGATAagcggctggggctggggctgtgacaggggctggggctgaggctgtgactgcggctgtgactggagcagtgactggggctggggctggggctgtgtctggggctagggatgtgactggggctggggcaggggctggggctggggctgtgcttggggctgaggctgtgactggggctgtgtttggggctggggctgtgcttggggctgaggctgtgcctggggctggagctgtggctgagactcagactggggcagtgactggggctgtgtctggggctggggctgtgtctgggactggggctgtgtctgcggctggagctgaggctgtgagacgggctggggctggggctgcaactgtgactggggctggagctctgactggggctggggctggggctgggactggggctttggctgtgactggggctatgattggtgctgtggctgtgatggggctgtgactggggctggggttgaggattcggctgtgactggggctgtgactggggctgtgactggagctgggcCTGGGGCTGCGGTTGAGGCTGTGACTAGAGcttgggctggggctggggcagtaactggggctggggctgtggctgtgactggggctgtgactggggctggggctggggcttcggctgtgactggggctgcgatTGTTACTGGGGCTGttattggggctgtgactggggctgtgtctggggctgggtctggggctgggtctggggctgggtctggggcAGGGTCCGGatctggagctggggctggagctggggctgtggttacggccggggctgggactggggttggggctggggctggggcagggcCTGGGGCtgttgctggggctgtgactggggttgaggcttcggctgtgactggagctgggcctgggtggggggctggggctggggctgtggctgtgactggggctttgtctggggctggtgccttgactggacctggagctggggctggagctggagctggggttgtgactggggttggggctgctgctgtgactggggctggagctctgactggggctggggctgggactggggctttggctgtAACTGGGGCTATGATTGGTGCTGTTGCTGTGATGGGACTGTGACTGGTGCTGTGACTggtgctgggactggggctggggctgaggctggggcagtgactgtggctgaggctgtggctgtgactggggctgtgactggggctggggctggggcttcggCTGTGAATGGGGCTGCGATTGTTGCTGGGGCTgttactggggctgtgactggggctgtgactggggctggggctggggcttcggCTGTGAATGGGGCTGCGATTGTTGCTGGGGCTgttactggggctgtgactggggctgtgtctgggactggggctgtgcttggggctgaggctgtgcctgggtctggggctgggggcTGTTGCTGTGATTGGGTCTGTGTGGGGCTGGTGCCTTGACTgggcctgagactggggctggagctttgactggggctggggctgggactggggctttggctgtgactggggctgtgattggtgctgtggctgtgatggggctgtgattggggctgtgactgtgactgtggcggtgcttgtgactggggctggggctggactgggcctatgactggggctgtgactaggactggggccatgtctgcggctgtgactgaggctggggttggggctgctgctgtgactggggctgttagtggggctgtgactggggctgtgactggggctgtgattggggctgtgactgaggctgtgactggggctggggcagtgactgggactggggctgtggctgtgactgcggttggggctgtgactgaggctgtgactggggctggggcagtgactggggctggggctgtgtctggtgctggggctgtggctgtgactggggatgGGGCTTGGGCAGtgactggtgctggggctgtgtctggggctggggctgtgactggggctgtgactgggccTGGGCCTTTGCCTAGGGCTGGGGCTGGGCCTGTTGCTGTgactgagactgtgactggggctggggctgtggctgtgactggggctggggctggggctcgggcagtgactgggactggggctgtggctgtgactggtgctgcgattgttgctggggctgtgactggggctgtgtctgcggCTGGTGCCTTGAGTGGGCCTGAGATGGTGactggtgctggggcagtggctgggactggggctagggctagggctggggctggggctgtggctgtgactggggcaggTGACTGTGGCGGtgcttgtgactggggctggggctggactGGGATTGTGACTGCGGCTGTGACTCGGGCTGCGGCTGGACTGGGCCTATGACTGGGGATGTGACTAGGGCTGTGACtaggactggggctgtgtctgaggctgtgactgaggctggggttggggctgaggctggggctgtgcttgggactgaggctgtgcttggggctggggctgtggctgagactggggctggggctgtgactggggctgggggtggggctatgactggggctggggctggggctttgcctggggatggggctgggggatgttgctgtgactggggctgcgattgttgctggggctgtgtctggggctagggatgtgactggggctggggcaggggctgtgcttggggctgaggctgtgactgggtctgtgtctggggctggggctgtgcttggggctgaggctgtgcctggggctggagctgtggctgagactgggactggggcagtgactggggctggggctggggctgtgtctggggctagggatgtgactggggctgtggctgagactggggctgtggctgtgactggggctgtgtctggggctggggctgtgcttggggctgaggctgtgcctggggctggagctgtggctgagactggggctgctgctgtgactggggctggagctggggctctgactggggctggggctggggcttcggctgtgactggggctgtgattggtgctgtggctgtgactggggcaatgactggtgctggggctgtgactggggctgtgattggtgctgtggctgtgactgggtcaatgactggggctggggctgtgactgggactggggctgtgtctgcggctggagctgaggctgtgagacgggctggggctggggctgcaactgtgactgggactggagctctgactggagctgggactggggctttggctgtgactggggctatgattggtgctgtggctgtgatggggctgtgattggggctgtgactggcgctgtgactggtgctgggcctggggctggggctgaggctgtgactagggctggggctggggcagtgactgtggctgaggctgtggctgtgactggggctgtgactggggctggggttgaggattcggctgtgactggagctgggcCTGGGGCTGCGGttgaggctgtgactggagctggggctggggctggggcagtgactggggctgaggctgtggctgtgactggggctgtgactgaggctgtgactggggctggggcagtgactggggctggggcagtgactggggctgtggctggggctgtggctggggctggggctgtgactgggtctggggctgtggctgtgactggggctcgggctggggctgtgactggcgcTGTGACTGGGCCTggggctgtgcctggggctggggctggggctggggctggggctgtagctgtgactgagactgtgactggggctggggcagtggcTGGGACTCTGGCTGGGGctagggctggggctggggctggggctggggctgttgctgtgactggggctgtgactgaggctggggcTATGACTGGGGCTTTGATTGTTGCTGGtgatgtgactggggctggggctggggctggtgcCTTGAGTgggcctgagactggggctggaggttgggttggggctgctgctttgactgggactggagctctgactggggctggggctgggactggggctttggctgtgactggggctatgATCGGTGCTGTGGCTGTGAtggggctgaggctgtgactagggctggggctggggctgaggcagtgactgtggctgaggctgtggctgtgactggggctgtgactggagctgggcctggggctggggctgaggctgtgactagggctggggctggggctggggtactgactggggctggggctgtggctgtgactggggctggggctggggcttcggctgtgactggggctggggctgtggctgtgactggggctggggctgtggctgtgactggggctggggctggggctgtggctggggCTAGGGCTgcgactggggctggggctgtgactgggtctggggctgtgactgggtctggggctgtgactgggtctggggctttggctgtgactggggctgtgacagactgtgactggggctggggcagtgactggggctggggcagtgactggggctgtggctggggctgtggctggggctggggctgtgactgggtctggggctgtggctgtgactggggctcgggctggggctgtgactggcgcTGTGACTGGGCCTggggctgtgcctggggctggggctggggctggggctggggctgtagctgtgactgagactgtgactggggctggggcagtggcagggactCTGGCTGGGGctagggctggggctggggctgttgctgtgactggggctgtgactgaggctggggctatgactggggctgtgattgttGCTGGtgatgtgactggggctggggctggggctggtgcCTTGAGTgggcctgagactggggctggaggttgggttggggctgctgctttgactgggactggagctctgactggggctggggctgtgtctggggcgaAATAAGCGActagggctggggctgtgactgcggctgtgactggggcaatGACTGGGGATGTGACTTGGGctagggctgtgactggggctttAACTGGGGCTGGGGATGAGGTTGTGActagggctggggctggggctggggcagtgactctGGCTGAGGCtatggctgtgactggggctgtgactggagctgggcctggggctggggctgaggctgtgactagggctggggctggggctggggtactgactggggctggggctgtggctgtgactggggctgtgactggggctggggctggggcttcggctgtgactggggctggggctgtggctgtgactggggctgtgactggggctggggctggggcttcggctgtgactggggctgcgattgttgctggggctgttactggggctgtgactggggctgtgactggggctggggctgtgactgggactggggctggggctggggcagtgactggggctgtggctgtgactggggttggtgctgtgactgaggctgtgactggggctggggcagtgactggggctgggtctgtgtctgggtctgg
The nucleotide sequence above comes from Carcharodon carcharias isolate sCarCar2 chromosome 19, sCarCar2.pri, whole genome shotgun sequence. Encoded proteins:
- the LOC121291196 gene encoding cell surface glycoprotein 1-like → TAPAPVTVCHSPSHSQSPRPSHSPRPSHSPRPSHSPSPSRSPSPSHSPSPSPSHSHSPSPSHSHSPSPSHSRSPSPSPSHSHSPSPSQYPSPSPSPSHSLSPSPRPSSSHSPSTSPSPSPSHITSNNQSPSHSPSLSHSPSHSNSPSPSPSPSPSPSQSPSHCPSPSHSLSHSYSPSPSPSPSPSHSRSPSPSPSQSPSSSPSHSSSPSLSHSSSPRHSLSPKATSPSPIPRQSPSPSPSHSPTPSPSHSPSPSLSHSPSPNPSHCPSPSPSPSHSHSPSPSHSLSHSNRPSPSPRQRPRPSHSPSHSPSPRHSPSTSHCPSPIPSHSHSPSTRHSPSPSHCPSPSHSLSHSPNRSHSHSPSPSHCPSPSHSLSHSPNHSPSHSPSHSPTNSPSHSSSPSHSHSPSPSPPPRPSSSHSRSLNPSHSPSNSPRPCPSPSPNPSPSPGRNHSPSSSPSSRSGPCPRPSPRPSPRPSPRHSPSHSPNNSPSNNRSPSHSRSPSPSPSHSPSHSHSPSPSYCPSPSPSSTPAPAAYPTPRHSPRPRHRPSPSHCPSPSHSLSHSTNPSHSHSPSHCPSPSPSPSHSPSPSHSPSHCPSPSPIHSPSPSPSHCPSPSPNPNHSPCHSPSPSHSPSNSTSHSSSPNPSLTPAPSSSPSHSSSLNPSHNPSSSSSPSLRPSQGTSPRHRPSPSPSPSQKHSHRNSHSPNHSPSPSRSPTTSPSPSPRHSPSPSLSHSSSPKHSLSPKHSPSPSPSPSPSHSPSPSHCPSPSHSLSRSPNPSHSHSPSHCPSPSPSHSPSHSPSPSLSHSPNPSHSPNPSHSHSPSHCPSRSPSPSHSPSHNPSPSPSPSHNPSPRHSPSPSHSPNPSLSHSSSPKHSLSPKHSPSPSPN